DNA from Bradyrhizobium diazoefficiens USDA 110:
CCAACGTCGCCTGCGAGGACGACATGACGGCGAAGGCGATTGCCGCCGGCATCAAGGCGGTCGATCCCAGCCTGATCTTCGTCGTGCTCGCCAATTCGAAGCTGGTGAAGGCCGGCGAAGCGGCCAATCTGCCGATGGTGCACGAGGTGTTCGCCGACCGCGCCTATGAGGACGACGGCAATCTCGTCTCGCGCAAGAAGCCCGGCGCGGTGCTGCACGATGCCAAGGCGATTGCCGACCGCGTGGTGCGCATGGTGCAGGACGGCGCGGTGGTGTCCGTGACGGGCAAGGTGATCAAGATGCGGACGGATACGGTCTGCATCCACGGCGATACGCATGGCGCGGTCGAGATCGCGCGGACCTTGCGTCAGGCGTTGAAGGATGCGGGGATCGAAGTCGCGCCGTTCAAGCGCGGGGCGTAATCAGAATGGGTGCACCGAGAGCGTGCCGAACACGATCGCGGCGATGACCGCGAAGGCGCTGTAGAGCCCGACGTGGTGCATGCTCGCCCCGGTCCGGCGCGAGAGCGAGCGCGCGTAGAAGTGCAGCCTGGCTTCCGCCGATAGTTCGCGCATGATCGATCTCCAACGCCCCATTTGCGCGAGTATGAAGGATCAACCCTGGCGGGAGGCAAGATGGCGGCGAAAATAGCGATGGTGGTTCTCTGAAGGCGCCCCGTCGCAGGTGCAAATTCTCTTCACACGCGGGTTCCGAGAATCTTATTCGTTAAGATCCGAGCCAGTTGGAACCGGCCCGGATGACGGTGGGATGACAGCCGGACTCAAGGCCCTGGACCCGGTCCAAACAAAAATGGCGAAAACAACCCCATGCACAGTAGAAACGCGAGCTCGGCGTGACGCCCGGCGCTTGCTCCGCCGGGACGATTCACGCTGATCTTGTCGCGCCTTAGTAGACGTCAGCCTGGAAGCGGCCGGTCTTCTTGAGCTCGGCGACAAAACTGACGGCTTCGTCGGTCGAGCGCGCCCCGAACTGGGCGACGAT
Protein-coding regions in this window:
- a CDS encoding LamB/YcsF family protein, with product MKTIDLNCDLGEGFGAWEMGNDAAMIELASSVNVACGFHAGDPDIMRRTVELAKARGVSVGAHPGYRDLHGFGRHPIAGLKASEIENLVAYQIGALQAIATAAGHKVTHVKAHGALSNVACEDDMTAKAIAAGIKAVDPSLIFVVLANSKLVKAGEAANLPMVHEVFADRAYEDDGNLVSRKKPGAVLHDAKAIADRVVRMVQDGAVVSVTGKVIKMRTDTVCIHGDTHGAVEIARTLRQALKDAGIEVAPFKRGA